The genomic stretch GAGTTGGAACCGTCCTTTCTTCGCAGTCCGATTCATGATAGGAATAGAATTCTTACGCTGAAGttccggtggggcccattcttgaattcaaataagagatccactccgttcaccagatTCTCCTCGAAAAATTTACCGGAGATGgtcagttttggatcagattcagcGTGACCCATGAAAGAGATCAACTGCAACAGTTGTAAGACAGTCCGTTTGTGATTATTGAAACCAACACCTGcgcatgtatgagtgcataaagacAACACGGGCTTGGCTAAAGCGAGCCCCTCTGTATGATGGGCGGTTAAGATCAGACATCTGATCATCGCCAGTGGGCCAGGACGATCCGGAACGTCCGGTTTTCATGGACGCAGCAATCTGCGCCAACTCCTTGCACTGataatttggtggggcccatggtcggactttccagagaaatccaccccgtacatcagtttctcctcgaaaaaccgttcggagatggatagttttgaatttcttctgacgtggcccacttgattttctattttactgtccgtcctccgtttgaatggttgaaatccgctttatgctatcttctataattcctccacctaggagagggtcaagccacccctctaggacacattgaacggtccagatcatgaaaaaggatgatggatggggctcactgtcaaaacccaatcaCAAGCACGTACGTCACTGGACATTTTTTCACTATTTgcatgttttgtacaaaaaattggtggggcccacttatgatgacattcttggagatccactccctccatcagctcctgtacatagtgttagcccatggcttccagtttaaagtagatctgacttcagggtgggccacacgcttaaccaatgtatggacaacattcaccgttaaaaaaacaatgggcttcacgtaagccatgcatggcacatctatttacagatttgccattctgttttgttatatcttctgccgtcagtatctcctgattgcaccatctaaaagaagtgaaatttgacaaatatccaccatttttcgtgctctttccatcagttcagtttgggtccagatctcccaaggatgtccaagatgctttcttaatggttattatcttctgatctctctgttgggccacttccacaaggatctaatggctgaaatttgacgtgtacgtttaatttatggtcctcgggccatgtatgaagtttcgagccgagtggatggtggaaaccctgtgatcttgcattctgactaactttcaggccacttaagcttcagtttctcaattttctcgaatctctggcgtgtatatccatcgatctcggtcccttggagtccattccttgctctggtgacttcggagcattaaatccatgcttttaatactctttttcaatcaaagctccttattacatcctgcaacaaaaacacgattaaattataatattaggcattatcgtatacgtaaaatcaggcagtaatcggggtctgatatgcaatattcgaccctcaacaatcaACTATCCAACCGTATAGAACATGCAGGGACGAACATAGAAGGTGTCGATGTCAGCCTTGATGATGCCACCATGGGGCCAGAGGAGGAATATTGCGAGGACGAGCCGCATCAGGATGCAGCGGCGTATTTTGGTGTTAATCAGTAGTTGATACTTTATATTTTAGTAGTTTGGTATTTTGGACTTATGGatttttgtaactaagacccccagctgAGCGGGTCAAATTTTGAGCTCTCATGAATATGCATGCTTCTTTTAGCTATCGCACTCTGAGTTTACATTCCGCTGTTTCTCTGATTCATTAactcccagatttttgaaaacgagtctcgtactcgggttttagaaatcggggcgttacaaagttggtatcagagcagagtCTGAGATAGCCTGGCTGTGGGATCTAAGTATACAAAACCCTTAGGAAAATAACCTAGGACAAACATAGAGATTTCCCTTAGAAAATAGCTAGGGTGAACAAATGTAGAAAACAAAACATATAGGACCCCTTGAGAAACATCAAGACAGTCGTGtgaacctagaaacagaaatctTAGCCTCCCCTCAGAAAATTCAACCAGGAACATCCCCCAGTCAAGTAATGAGATAACTGACTTGACATTATTTCGCGGAAGATTAAGGATATTCCCCAAACAATTAAACCACGAATTTTGACTTCTCAGGGAATCATGCCGCCAGTGCTGTGATCACACCGTACTGACACGGTAGATATCCACCCTATCCCCTCAAGTGAGCGCCAAAGAGACTGCAGTCCGGAGTATACCCCAGGCCTTCCACCGAGCATCGCAAATACAGACAACGCGTCAGAAACGGTGGGGGATTCTCCTTCCCCATGGGACTTCACCACCGGGCTGCCATCCCAATACTTCGCACAAGGGACGCCGACCGCTGGAGCATCCACAAGAGATCAGATTGGGGCTGCAGCATTTGCGGCCGTTGAGCAAATGGCTGCAGCTATGCAACAGCAACAAGATGTATTCATGCGCCAGCAACGAGACATGCATGCCCTCATGATGGAATCTTTAGGGAACAGAGATCGCAGGGAAACATCCTGAGAAAGATATAGTCAAGGTGCGGACATCTTTGAAAGGTTCTTAAAGCTCCGACCTCCAATGTTTAAAGGAGCGCCGGATCCCGTACAAGCAGAACGTTGGCTAGCAAGGATTTACAAGATTATGAGGCCCCTGGAGTGCACCGACCCCCAAATGGTAAACTTGGCCACGTACTTGTTGGAAGGCGAGGCGGAGAACTGGTGGCAGGGCTTACAACGGAGCGTCCCGCCCACATATGCATGGACATGGGCTGGGTTTAAGACGAAGTTTCTTGAAAAATACTTCCCCCGGTCATGTAGGAATGAGAAGATAGCTCAGTTCTTAAAGCTGGAGCAGGGCAATCTGACCGTCGCCCAATATGAGGCCCGGTTCGATGAACTTTCTCGATATGTGTCGAAAGCCCTGGAAGATGCTGAGTACAAATTACAGAAATTCAAGGAGGGGCTTCGACAGGGAATCCAGTCGCGACTGTGTGCTTGGGACTTCGAAGACTTCGCCGAGCTGGTGGATAAGGCTATGAGAGTCGAAAAGGATTTTGAACGCACCCTAAGGACCCGTTCCTCAGCTAGGGAAGCCCCAGTCAGGCCCAGACAAGCGCCTCCGGCCCCATCTGCATCGGAAAGGAGGGCCAGGGTCATACCCGCAGGTGCACCACCCATGCCTACCATAAGAGGCTGTGAGTACTGCCACAAGATCGGGCACTCTGCACGAAGTTGTTTCAAAAAGATGAGAGACGAAGGCATCGCTCCACCAGCAAGTCACCCGCATCCAGGATCCGTAGCTACCAAGGCAGCACTAAGGCCGCAGATGCAGAGAATGGGACCTCCAGTCCACCAGAGGGCCCCTGCTCGAGTATTCACTGTAGCCACGGCAGACACCGAGGAAGACCTCCATCAGACCATTCACGGTACCGCTCACATACATGGTACCCCTGTCTTTCtcttatttgattccggtgcaacCTTATCTTTCATGGATTCTACTATTGCAAATAGACTAGGGCTGAACATAACTCGCATACATGCTCCCTTAGTCGTAGCATCCCCCATGGGTAAATTCCTCGAAACAGATAAGATATGTAAAGATTGTCCCCTAACTCTCGCATACCATGAAGTGGCTGTGGACCTAATCCTCATGCCTATGAAACAATTCGACATCATCCTCGGGATGAATTGGCTTTCTCGAGCCCAAGCAGTAATGGACTGCCGCAACAAAACGGTCACCATAACTGTCCCTGGACAGGCCTCCTTCATCGTAAAAGGAAAAAGTAAGCACGGTACGCTGGAAAGATTACAAGCCCTTGAAGAATCAGAATCAGTTGAATCCGCTGTGAGCCAAATCCCAGTGGTGCGGGAATTCCCTAAAGTATTTCAAGAGATACCAGGTCTACCCCCAAGGCGAGTAGTAGATTTCTTCATCGACCTCAAACCAGGAACTGCCCCCATATCATTACCCCCGTTTTGAATGGCCCCTTGTGAATTGGAAGAGCttaggaagcagatagatgagtTGCTGACCCAAGGTTTCATTCGCCCCAGCAtttctccttagggagcaccagTCCTCTTCGTGAAAAAGAAGGACGGATCGATGCGCCTCTGCATAGATTACCGGCGGTTGAATGAAGTGACGATAAAGAATAGATATCCTCTCCCGCGTATCGACGACTTGTTCAATCAGCTTAAGGGTGCCagatatttctcaaagattgatcTGCGATCAGGATATCACCAGTTAAgaatcagggatgaggatatccctaAAACTGCATTCAGGACTCGTTatgggcactacgaattcctagTAATGtcctttggacttacaaatgctccagcggtattcatggacctcatgaaccgagtCTTCATGTCATACCTAGACCGGTTTGTGatcgtgttcatcgacgacatcttGGTTTACTCCAAAAGCCAAGAGGAACACGAGAAACACTTGCACATGGTCCTGCGCTGAAGGAAAATCAGCTGTATGCTAAGCTATCAAAGTGCGAGTTCTGGAAAATGGAAGTGAAATTCCTAGGGCACGTAGTGAAGGAAGAAGGCATCGCAGTCGATCCCTCTAAAGTCGACGAAGCAgtatccaaatgggaccagcccACCACAGTGACCGAAGTTCGAAGCTTTTTCGGCATGATAGGGTATTACAGGCGTTTCATCAAGGAGTTCTCTAGGATCGCGCGACCACTCACCCAACTAACGAAGAAGAACACTCGATTCACATGGGACGAGAACACGGAGGCAGCCTTCTAGGAGCTGAAAATGAGGTTGACGTCTGCACCAGTACTCACCCTTCCACAAGAAGGAGAACAGTTTGTGGTGTATAGCGACGCCTCGAAGATGGGCCTTGGCTATGTTTTGATGCAGAATGAcaaagtgattgcttatgcctcccGCCAACTGAAGAAGCACGAAGAGAACTACCCGACTcacgacttggagttggcagcgGTAGTCTTTGCCTTAAAAATATGGAGGCACTACCTATACGGTGAGGATTTTCAACTGttctgcgaccacaagagcctgaaATATATATTTACACAGAAAGATTTGAATATGCGCCAGCGCCGGTGGATGGAGACACTCAAAGACTTCCACTTTGATATCTCGTACCACCCTAGTAAAGCTAATTctgtagctgatgcactgagtcggaAGAAGAAACATGAGCTGGTGGCCACTCTaatgatcaaggagtgggagatgatggagttcGTACAGGATTTCGACATCCAGCTTACCCTCGATGAACCCAATGCGTATGTAGCTTTGTTAACTGCAGAGCCGACCTTGGTCCGACATGTGATCTCTGCCCAGGACCAGGATGAATGGCtcgtcaagatgaaagaaagatgcAAGAGCGAAGAGTATCGGGCTGGAGGGTTGGTAGCGATGGTGGCCTTCGGTATCAAGGGCGGATATGCGTACCCAACGATGCAGAATTAAGAAAGGAAGTAATGAAAGAGGCACACCACTCCAGAATGGCCATACATCCAGGGAGTACGAAGATGTACAACAATATAAAGAGGCAATACTGGTGGAGTAACATAAAAAGAGACATAGCCAGTTTCGTAGCAAGATGTATGGTGTGCCAGAAGATAAAGGCCTAGCACCGCAAACCCGCAGGCCTTCTTCAGCCCCTACCCATAGCTGAGTGAAAGTGGGACAgcatctctatggacttcatcGTTGGACTTTCAAGGACTCAGAGAAAACATGACTCAATCTGGGTCATTGTGGTAGGCTAACAAAGTCTGCTCGATTCTTGTCTATTTGAACGACAGATTCAACTGACAATCTTACAAGACTCTATGTTCGCGAAGTCGTTCGATCTTATGGAGTTCCTCGGGAGATCATATCAGATCGTGACTCCCGCTTTACATCCACCTTTTGGAGAAGGTTGCAAGAGGAACTCGGCATGGAGCTTAAGTTCAGCACGACATTTCACCCCCAGACAGATGGACAGACAGAAAGAGTAAATCaggtcctggaggatatgttaaGAGCTTGTGCCCTCGACTTCAAGGGAAACTGGGACGACCATTTGGCCCTCactgagtttgcttataataacagcttccagtCCAGTATAGGCATGGCACCATACGAAGCTCTATATAGTCGCCCCTGTCGAGCCCCGCAGTGTTGGGCTGAAATAGGAGAGCGGAGTTTGTTAGGACCTGAGCTCGTCCAGATTACCACCCAAGTAATCGATGTCATTCGGAAGCGTTTGCGTACCGCTCAGAGCAGACAAAAAAGTTATGCAGACAATCGACGACGCGATTTGGAGTTTGCGGTAGGTGATCACGTATTTTTGAAGGTCTCCCCTATGAAGGGTTTGATGAGGTTCGGACAAAAAGGGAAGCTTGCACCTCGCTTCATCGGGCCTTTCGAGATCCTGGATCGTGTGGGAGCCGTAGCATATCGCCTTGCTCTACCGACTGCACTGACTAgcatccacaatgtttttcaCGTATCTATGTTAAAGAAGTACACGCCAGACGAATCACACATTGTTAGCTGGGAGCAAATTGAACTTGCCAACGACACTTCTTATACAGAGGAACCCATCCGTATCTTGGACCACAAAGAGCAGATCCTACGGACGAAAATGATACCATTAGTCAAGGTTCTATGGTCACACCATGGAAAAGAAGAGGCGACGTGGGAGCGAGAGGCTGAAGTTAGAGAAAAATATCCCCACTTATTCAGTGACACACCGCaggtaatttcgaggacgaaattttttttaggggggtagaatgtaacaccccgtacctctggtactcgggtgttacccctGATAACCCGGTTATTGAAATTAAAAGACAATTAAAACTCTGCATGTGTAGGTCGAGACTCTCGTTCAACAGTAAAGCCAACCACCACGATTTGAAGGAGCCAAGTCGAACCCAACACCA from Magnolia sinica isolate HGM2019 chromosome 17, MsV1, whole genome shotgun sequence encodes the following:
- the LOC131231742 gene encoding uncharacterized protein LOC131231742, translated to MVNLATYLLEGEAENWWQGLQRSVPPTYAWTWAGFKTKFLEKYFPRSCRNEKIAQFLKLEQGNLTVAQYEARFDELSRYVSKALEDAEYKLQKFKEGLRQGIQSRLCAWDFEDFAELVDKAMRVEKDFERTLRTRSSAREAPVRPRQAPPAPSASERRARVIPAGAPPMPTIRGCEYCHKIGHSARSCFKKMRDEGIAPPASHPHPGSVATKAALRPQMQRMGPPVHQRAPARVFTVATADTEEDLHQTIHGTAHIHGTPVFLLFDSGATLSFMDSTIANRLGLNITRIHAPLVVASPMGKFLETDKICKDCPLTLAYHEVAVDLILMPMKQFDIILGMNWLSRAQAVMDCRNKTVTITVPGQASFIVKGKSKHGTLERLQALEESESVESAVSQIPVVREFPKVFQEIPGLPPRRVVDFFIDLKPGTAPISLPPF